The following are encoded together in the Pseudomonas xantholysinigenes genome:
- a CDS encoding IS110 family transposase gives MSVFVGVDVAKKSFDIAIPLPNGKMRTKAKLSNDPGGFRQFSDWLERHAEPGAWIVMEATGIYHEALAEHCHNQGYRVCILNPAVIAKFADVELRRVKTDKADAKVIAAYGQQKAVSLRQWEPEPPAQRRLRALVRRLDDLKEMRQMEQNRLDVALDAVQQSIQDVIGHINEELEKTRKAIEQTIDDDPDLRKRRELITSIDGLGDTTATLLLAELGDPLKYQSPSAIVAFSGLNPVVQQSGEFIGKSTISRTGASRLRAGLWMSGTVSIRHNPVVKELAERLSSRHKAYKQIVCAAMRKLLHLVYGVVKSGIPFDPKIPLAG, from the coding sequence ATGTCCGTCTTTGTTGGCGTTGATGTCGCCAAAAAATCTTTCGACATTGCCATCCCGCTCCCCAATGGCAAGATGCGCACCAAAGCCAAGCTGTCCAATGATCCTGGAGGGTTCAGGCAGTTTAGCGACTGGCTTGAGCGCCATGCTGAACCAGGCGCCTGGATTGTTATGGAGGCTACAGGCATCTATCACGAAGCGCTGGCCGAGCACTGTCACAACCAAGGTTATCGGGTGTGCATTCTGAACCCGGCGGTGATTGCGAAATTCGCTGACGTGGAGCTTCGGCGCGTCAAAACAGATAAGGCTGACGCCAAAGTCATTGCTGCCTATGGCCAACAAAAGGCTGTCTCGCTTCGCCAGTGGGAGCCTGAGCCCCCTGCGCAGCGCCGCTTGCGTGCTCTGGTGCGGCGACTGGACGACCTCAAGGAAATGCGCCAGATGGAGCAGAATCGTTTGGATGTCGCACTAGATGCGGTACAGCAGTCGATTCAAGACGTAATCGGGCACATCAACGAAGAGCTGGAAAAGACCAGGAAGGCCATCGAGCAGACGATCGATGATGATCCAGACCTGCGCAAGCGACGTGAGCTGATTACCTCGATTGATGGTTTGGGTGACACCACTGCTACGTTGCTGCTCGCCGAACTGGGCGATCCACTGAAATACCAAAGCCCTTCTGCGATTGTCGCGTTTTCAGGCTTAAACCCAGTGGTGCAGCAATCGGGAGAGTTCATAGGTAAGAGCACTATTTCGCGTACAGGCGCCTCAAGGCTGCGTGCAGGCTTGTGGATGTCAGGCACTGTCTCAATCAGACATAACCCTGTTGTGAAGGAACTGGCAGAGCGGTTGAGCAGCCGGCACAAAGCTTACAAACAGATCGTCTGCGCGGCGATGCGCAAGCTGCTGCACCTGGTTTACGGGGTGGTGAAGTCGGGGATACCGTTTGACCCCAAAATCCCTCTTGCGGGGTGA
- a CDS encoding SphA family protein encodes MNPIRLPWLRRAAACMLCASLALPAQATENGVDNIGPGTDGFFVLPLNVDQLPAHMFAFNLYYNHYQTRKLDISSLGGKVPQVKITSDAIIPRLDYLSPLRLFGGRLGGYVAQPYMRQQVAMFGQHSQRESQGDVTLAPIILWDMGPDLTLGAALEITLPTGDYEATRMANTSNNFYTYKPLVSMTWLPSERSELSVKATYSFNEENHDTDYRSGQLFHFDYSASYRVTDNLRLGGNGYYLKQTTDDKQFGRTVAFMGEDVDDGVRGQVFAIGPALHYTFLEYASIEARWAKEFAVRNRPEGEMLWIKLNLPFSL; translated from the coding sequence ATGAACCCGATCCGCCTCCCCTGGCTGCGCCGCGCAGCCGCCTGCATGCTCTGCGCCAGTCTCGCACTCCCGGCCCAGGCCACCGAGAATGGCGTGGACAACATCGGCCCCGGCACCGACGGTTTCTTCGTCCTGCCCTTGAACGTCGACCAACTGCCGGCGCACATGTTCGCCTTCAACCTCTACTACAACCACTACCAGACGCGAAAACTGGATATCAGCTCGCTCGGCGGCAAGGTCCCACAGGTGAAGATCACCTCCGACGCGATCATCCCACGGCTGGACTACCTCAGCCCGCTGCGCCTGTTCGGCGGACGGCTGGGCGGCTACGTGGCGCAGCCCTACATGCGCCAACAGGTGGCGATGTTCGGCCAGCACAGCCAACGCGAGAGCCAGGGCGACGTCACCCTCGCGCCGATCATCCTCTGGGACATGGGCCCGGACCTGACCCTGGGCGCGGCACTGGAAATCACCCTGCCCACCGGCGACTACGAAGCCACGCGCATGGCCAACACCAGCAACAACTTCTACACCTACAAGCCGCTGGTCTCGATGACCTGGTTGCCCAGCGAACGCAGCGAGCTGTCGGTCAAGGCCACCTACAGCTTCAACGAAGAGAACCACGACACCGACTACCGCTCGGGCCAACTGTTCCACTTCGATTATTCGGCCAGCTACCGGGTAACCGACAACCTGCGCCTGGGGGGCAATGGTTATTACCTGAAACAGACCACCGATGATAAGCAGTTCGGCCGGACCGTTGCCTTCATGGGCGAGGATGTCGACGATGGGGTGCGCGGGCAGGTGTTCGCCATCGGCCCGGCGCTGCATTACACCTTCCTCGAGTACGCCAGCATCGAGGCACGCTGGGCCAAGGAGTTCGCGGTGCGCAACAGGCCGGAGGGCGAGATGCTGTGGATCAAGCTGAACTTGCCGTTCAGTCTGTGA
- a CDS encoding AraC family transcriptional regulator translates to MPKTPLDPQLDLALASPFMLQTLLQHASDLGLDGERLCRGLGFTPTELQDPAQRIACRQAVTLIQRALQGLPGQGLGLWVGHRNVLGTLGLLGHVLSLCRTLRDAFEVGARYQHVSGGIAAYSLDEGERETHIEVDCRLPYADIQVFAVEEFFASLMVYSRALIGSEFQPLRFEFTHAAPAYLDTYLRLLGPAVMFGCLHNRMVIASRWLDQPLPGHQPVALRQALKLLELEYAPLQHKASLLQAVERAIARDLPEGCRIDCIAADLNMSSRTLRRHLTKHGVTFDGLQEQVRRSRAMSLLGNPQMAIERVAEALGYSDVRGFRRAFKRWTGRSPAAWRDSLAP, encoded by the coding sequence ATGCCCAAGACCCCCCTCGACCCGCAACTCGACCTGGCGCTGGCGTCGCCGTTCATGTTGCAGACCCTGCTCCAGCATGCCAGCGACCTTGGCCTGGACGGCGAGCGCCTGTGCCGTGGCCTGGGCTTCACCCCGACCGAGCTGCAGGACCCGGCCCAGCGCATCGCCTGCCGCCAGGCGGTGACCTTGATCCAGCGCGCGCTGCAGGGCTTGCCCGGGCAAGGCCTGGGGCTGTGGGTCGGGCATCGCAATGTGTTGGGTACCTTGGGCTTGCTCGGTCACGTGCTGTCGCTGTGCAGGACCTTGCGCGATGCCTTCGAGGTGGGCGCGCGCTACCAGCACGTCAGTGGCGGCATCGCCGCCTACAGCCTGGACGAAGGCGAGCGGGAGACGCATATCGAGGTGGACTGCCGGCTGCCTTACGCCGACATCCAGGTATTCGCCGTGGAGGAGTTCTTCGCCAGCCTGATGGTCTACAGCCGGGCGCTGATCGGCAGCGAATTCCAACCGCTGCGCTTCGAGTTTACCCATGCCGCGCCGGCCTACCTGGACACCTACCTGCGCCTGCTGGGGCCGGCTGTGATGTTCGGCTGCCTGCATAACCGCATGGTGATCGCCAGCCGCTGGCTCGACCAGCCACTGCCCGGCCACCAGCCGGTCGCCCTGCGCCAGGCCCTCAAGCTGCTGGAGCTGGAGTACGCGCCGCTGCAGCACAAGGCCAGCTTGCTGCAGGCGGTGGAGCGCGCCATTGCCCGCGACCTGCCCGAGGGCTGCCGCATCGATTGCATTGCCGCCGACCTGAACATGAGCAGCCGCACCCTGCGCCGACACCTGACCAAGCACGGTGTGACCTTCGACGGCTTGCAGGAGCAGGTGCGCCGCTCGCGGGCGATGAGCCTGCTGGGCAATCCGCAGATGGCCATCGAGCGCGTCGCCGAGGCGTTGGGCTACAGCGATGTGCGTGGCTTTCGCCGGGCGTTCAAGCGCTGGACCGGACGCAGCCCGGCTGCCTGGCGCGACAGCTTGGCGCCCTAG
- a CDS encoding MipA/OmpV family protein has product MFESTSIRKILGTSLALNAALACSQASAQDKSALDSIWGEETQVTAGFALHAAPRYMGAKGSQGHLLPSVTIQRGIFFADSLKGVGVQHQFDNGFSASLSLGYDFGRADGKSKYRDGSDDLKGMGEVGGSTVVDIDLAQQVLPWLAITAGAELRTGGYKRGNSYQFGLLNTLHQSDADVVTLGVNAHAGQARYNQTYFGVTAQQSDNTDFDRFKADQGIYAYSGELSWMHRFDANWSTIASVNVMHYTDQVRHSPIIRQDTPVTSTVGVQYTF; this is encoded by the coding sequence ATGTTCGAATCAACATCCATCAGGAAGATACTGGGCACTTCACTTGCCCTTAACGCGGCACTGGCCTGCAGCCAGGCCAGTGCCCAGGACAAATCCGCACTGGACAGCATCTGGGGCGAAGAGACCCAGGTCACTGCCGGTTTCGCCCTGCACGCCGCGCCGCGCTACATGGGCGCGAAGGGCAGCCAGGGTCACCTGTTGCCATCGGTGACCATCCAGCGCGGCATCTTCTTCGCCGACAGCCTCAAGGGCGTGGGCGTCCAGCATCAGTTCGACAACGGCTTCAGTGCCAGCCTCTCGCTTGGCTACGACTTCGGCCGTGCCGACGGCAAAAGCAAGTACCGCGATGGCTCGGACGATTTGAAAGGCATGGGGGAGGTAGGTGGTTCGACAGTGGTCGACATCGACCTGGCCCAGCAGGTCCTGCCCTGGCTGGCGATCACCGCCGGTGCCGAACTGCGTACCGGTGGCTACAAGCGCGGCAATAGCTATCAGTTCGGCCTGTTGAACACGCTGCACCAGAGCGACGCCGACGTCGTCACCCTGGGCGTCAATGCGCACGCGGGGCAGGCCAGGTACAACCAGACCTACTTCGGCGTCACCGCCCAGCAAAGTGACAACACCGATTTCGATCGATTCAAGGCCGACCAGGGCATCTATGCCTACTCGGGCGAGCTGTCATGGATGCACCGGTTCGACGCCAACTGGTCGACGATCGCCAGTGTGAATGTGATGCACTACACCGACCAGGTTCGCCATAGCCCGATCATCCGCCAGGATACGCCGGTCACCTCGACCGTCGGGGTGCAGTACACATTCTGA
- a CDS encoding ProQ/FinO family protein, whose product MGFEQLAELRDRLRAEKQQAKPDNAARPKRQSPPQAKAREQDPAVQAIWPLQKHFPLAFPVNPAPKVPLKEGIFKDAEAHLELLGITSEQLKLGISTWCRGTRYWASMVENAPRLDLNGQAVGTVTAAQALHAKRQASRQRSQGRRERAKAKPSAPAATPVADAEQTAE is encoded by the coding sequence ATGGGTTTTGAACAACTAGCTGAACTACGTGACCGCCTGCGGGCGGAAAAGCAACAGGCCAAGCCCGACAACGCGGCACGCCCCAAGCGCCAGTCCCCGCCACAGGCAAAGGCTCGTGAGCAGGATCCGGCGGTGCAAGCGATCTGGCCCTTGCAGAAGCATTTCCCCTTGGCCTTCCCGGTCAATCCGGCGCCCAAGGTCCCGCTCAAGGAGGGCATCTTCAAGGATGCCGAAGCGCATCTGGAGCTGCTTGGCATCACCAGCGAACAGCTCAAGCTGGGCATTTCCACCTGGTGCCGGGGCACGCGATACTGGGCCAGCATGGTGGAAAACGCGCCGCGCCTGGACTTGAACGGGCAAGCCGTCGGCACGGTGACCGCCGCTCAAGCGCTGCATGCCAAACGCCAGGCTTCACGGCAACGCAGCCAGGGCCGACGGGAGCGCGCCAAGGCCAAGCCCAGCGCCCCGGCAGCCACTCCGGTGGCCGACGCGGAACAGACCGCGGAGTAA
- a CDS encoding LysR family transcriptional regulator yields MDLLHCMQAFVRVAESGSFCQAAQILEISSPTVSRQVAALEEQLRARLLQRTTRSLALTEAGQRYLKRCKTIFAEIDTAAAEAASAQSRAVGCLRLHTITEFGLEYLMPLVASYLEQYPQVAIDLSLTEETPALLEEGLDVQVTLSLGLPDSEFVAQRLGQVHSVLCAAPAYLQRHGVPDRPAALQGHRCIMLADPLYPQGWYFDKEAIFRFHNVLRVNQLEAACQAAASGMGICLLPSFIAAKALSEGRLLRLMPDRQLHPREVYALYSSRRFLDAKIRTWVEHLKTHLPGAFERHRLTLEDPRFWATQRSSLS; encoded by the coding sequence ATGGATCTGTTGCACTGCATGCAGGCCTTCGTGCGCGTGGCGGAAAGCGGCAGCTTTTGCCAGGCGGCGCAGATACTCGAAATTTCGTCCCCGACCGTTTCGCGGCAAGTCGCCGCGCTGGAAGAGCAGCTTCGCGCGCGGCTGCTACAACGCACCACCCGTTCGCTCGCGCTGACCGAGGCGGGGCAGCGTTACCTGAAACGGTGCAAGACCATCTTCGCCGAGATCGATACCGCCGCCGCCGAAGCCGCCAGTGCCCAGTCGCGTGCGGTCGGCTGCCTGCGCCTGCACACGATTACCGAGTTCGGCCTGGAGTACCTGATGCCGTTGGTGGCGAGTTACCTCGAACAGTACCCGCAGGTGGCCATCGACCTGTCGCTCACCGAGGAGACGCCAGCGTTGCTCGAGGAAGGGCTGGATGTACAGGTGACGTTGTCACTGGGCCTGCCGGACTCGGAATTCGTCGCCCAGCGGCTGGGCCAGGTACATAGCGTGCTGTGCGCCGCCCCGGCCTACCTGCAGCGGCATGGTGTGCCCGACCGGCCGGCGGCGCTGCAGGGGCATCGCTGCATCATGCTCGCCGATCCGCTGTACCCGCAGGGCTGGTACTTCGACAAAGAGGCGATCTTCAGGTTTCACAACGTGTTGCGGGTCAATCAGCTGGAGGCGGCGTGCCAGGCCGCGGCCAGCGGCATGGGCATTTGCCTGTTGCCGAGCTTCATCGCGGCCAAGGCACTGAGCGAGGGGCGCTTGTTGCGCCTGATGCCGGACCGTCAACTGCATCCACGCGAGGTGTACGCCCTGTATTCGTCGCGGCGTTTTCTCGATGCCAAGATCCGCACCTGGGTCGAGCATCTCAAGACGCATCTGCCCGGGGCGTTCGAGCGGCACCGTCTGACGTTGGAAGATCCTCGGTTCTGGGCGACGCAGCGCTCGAGCCTTTCCTGA
- a CDS encoding outer membrane beta-barrel protein, whose protein sequence is MLGALRWRSNDLRTWVDYEFIVGDEQNQSFADVQAPTSRLIATAGQFKQQHSLNGWHAFDTRWSAGAEVVYGRQAGDGHPDTVDIINGPGFAGAHWWGVNTSISYRVRDDLAFSLRAEHFDDPQGFALFPVSVAQGAFNALTIGLRYEATRNLPLRPELRYDRFSGRAEDHPFGNGRDRAQTTATVQALLYF, encoded by the coding sequence GTGCTCGGCGCGCTGCGTTGGCGATCCAATGACCTGCGGACCTGGGTCGATTACGAGTTCATTGTCGGTGACGAACAAAACCAGAGCTTCGCCGATGTGCAGGCGCCGACCTCGCGCTTGATCGCCACTGCCGGGCAATTCAAGCAACAGCATTCGCTCAACGGCTGGCACGCATTCGACACACGTTGGTCGGCCGGTGCCGAGGTGGTGTATGGGCGCCAGGCGGGCGATGGCCATCCGGACACCGTGGATATCATCAACGGCCCTGGTTTTGCGGGGGCGCACTGGTGGGGCGTCAACACATCCATCAGCTACCGCGTCCGTGACGACCTTGCCTTTTCGCTCAGGGCCGAGCACTTCGACGACCCGCAGGGTTTTGCGCTGTTTCCGGTCTCGGTCGCCCAGGGTGCGTTCAATGCCCTGACGATTGGCCTCAGGTACGAGGCGACCCGCAATTTGCCGCTGCGCCCGGAGCTCAGGTATGACCGCTTCAGTGGTCGGGCTGAAGACCATCCCTTCGGCAACGGCCGGGACCGCGCGCAGACCACGGCGACGGTGCAGGCACTGTTGTATTTCTAG
- a CDS encoding GlxA family transcriptional regulator encodes MRTAWFLLLPNTHILDLAGPLQVISTCPELGIAPLQVRCIGPSPQISCFQAIQLAGLEPMPAQLGEGDLLFVIGHKLLPAGRSDPLQAQAVRWLRDVAGSTAGLVVCSICTAAFLLGEAGLLDERDCTTHHRYAAQLQQRFPRARVVDNQLFVQDGNLYTSAGVSTGIDLTLQLIRQHLGRQQANQVAQELVIYRRRAGNDPQLSARDLARNHIHPLIHDVQDFLEQHFTQPIVVEDLARHFNLSYRHLARLFRSHAGMTLKGFLGKLRIDHARHLLATQRIPAELLAERCGFSSSHALRLAWNKEMSLSPLQYHKLALTE; translated from the coding sequence ATGCGTACTGCCTGGTTCCTGCTGTTGCCCAACACGCATATCCTCGACCTTGCCGGGCCGCTGCAGGTGATTTCAACCTGCCCCGAACTGGGTATCGCCCCGTTGCAGGTGCGCTGCATCGGCCCCTCGCCGCAGATCAGTTGTTTCCAGGCCATCCAGCTGGCCGGGTTGGAGCCGATGCCGGCGCAGCTGGGCGAGGGCGACCTGCTGTTCGTCATCGGTCACAAGCTGCTGCCGGCGGGGCGCAGCGACCCGTTGCAGGCGCAGGCGGTGCGCTGGTTGCGCGATGTCGCGGGCAGCACGGCGGGACTGGTGGTCTGCTCGATCTGTACCGCGGCTTTCCTGCTTGGGGAGGCCGGCCTGCTCGACGAGCGCGACTGCACCACCCACCATCGCTATGCCGCGCAGCTCCAGCAGCGCTTTCCCCGGGCCCGGGTGGTGGACAACCAGCTGTTCGTGCAGGACGGCAACCTGTATACCTCGGCCGGCGTCTCGACCGGCATCGACCTGACCTTGCAACTGATTCGCCAGCACCTGGGCCGTCAGCAAGCCAACCAGGTCGCCCAGGAGCTGGTCATCTACCGGCGCCGGGCGGGTAATGACCCGCAGCTGAGCGCGCGTGACCTGGCCCGCAACCATATCCACCCGTTGATCCATGATGTGCAGGACTTTCTTGAACAGCACTTTACCCAGCCGATCGTGGTCGAGGACCTGGCCCGCCATTTCAACCTCAGCTACCGGCACCTGGCGCGGCTGTTCCGCAGCCATGCCGGAATGACCCTCAAGGGCTTTCTCGGCAAGCTGCGCATCGACCATGCCCGGCACCTGCTGGCAACCCAGCGCATCCCTGCCGAACTGCTTGCCGAGCGCTGCGGTTTCAGCAGCAGCCATGCCTTGCGCCTGGCCTGGAACAAGGAGATGAGCCTGTCGCCGTTGCAGTACCACAAGCTTGCGCTGACCGAGTGA
- a CDS encoding trans-sulfuration enzyme family protein has translation MNHDSNEYNASAALHGGRDESFADAFCEPLALTSAYTFSSAQDAFEKFSGQRQGNVYSRFTNPTVRTFERRMAALEGAQDAAAFATGMGAITALCHALLRQGDNVVCSRDVFGTTIIALRNYMGRFGIEVRLVELTDLDAWARHIDDNTRLVLLESPSNPLLNVADLRGICRIAHAHGARVAVDNTLLTPVFQRPHAFGADLVVHSAGKYIDGQGRALAGVITGSSELVGELRGVLRSLGISCSPFNAWLLLKSLETLEVRMERVADSALALASWLRQQAQVEAVHYTGLAEHPQHALASEQQHGHGGLLSFRLHGGRPAAWAWIDALQLVARCTNIGDTRSMVTHPATTTHCRLSAGEQQAAGICEGLVRLSVGLERLDDLKTDLDTAFSAAKRSLQTRPGNARVYEVAS, from the coding sequence ATGAACCATGACAGCAATGAATACAACGCCAGCGCGGCCCTGCATGGCGGTCGCGACGAATCGTTCGCCGATGCATTCTGCGAACCCCTGGCGCTGACCTCGGCCTACACCTTCAGCTCGGCCCAGGATGCCTTCGAGAAATTCAGCGGCCAGCGCCAGGGCAACGTCTACAGCCGCTTCACCAACCCCACCGTGCGCACCTTCGAACGGCGCATGGCCGCGTTGGAGGGCGCGCAGGACGCCGCAGCGTTCGCCACCGGCATGGGCGCGATCACCGCCTTGTGCCATGCCTTGCTGCGCCAGGGCGACAACGTGGTGTGCAGCCGTGATGTGTTCGGCACCACAATCATCGCCCTGCGCAACTACATGGGGCGCTTCGGCATCGAGGTGCGCCTGGTGGAGCTGACCGACCTGGACGCCTGGGCGCGGCACATCGATGACAACACCCGCCTGGTGTTGCTGGAGTCGCCCTCCAACCCCCTGCTCAATGTCGCCGACCTGCGCGGCATCTGCCGCATCGCCCATGCCCATGGCGCCCGGGTAGCGGTGGACAACACCTTGCTCACCCCGGTGTTCCAGCGCCCCCACGCGTTCGGCGCGGACCTGGTGGTGCACTCGGCCGGCAAATACATCGACGGCCAGGGGCGTGCCCTGGCCGGCGTCATCACCGGCAGCAGCGAGCTGGTCGGCGAACTGCGCGGGGTGCTGCGCTCGCTGGGCATCTCGTGCAGCCCGTTCAATGCCTGGCTGCTGCTCAAGAGCCTGGAAACCCTGGAGGTGCGCATGGAGCGGGTGGCCGACAGCGCCCTGGCCCTGGCGTCCTGGCTGCGCCAACAAGCACAGGTGGAAGCGGTGCACTACACCGGGCTTGCCGAGCACCCGCAACATGCCTTGGCCAGCGAGCAACAGCATGGCCACGGCGGCCTGCTCAGCTTCCGCCTGCACGGGGGACGCCCGGCCGCCTGGGCCTGGATCGACGCCCTGCAACTGGTGGCGCGCTGCACCAACATTGGCGACACCCGCAGCATGGTCACCCACCCGGCCACCACCACGCACTGCCGCCTCAGCGCCGGGGAGCAACAGGCGGCCGGTATCTGCGAAGGCCTGGTGCGGCTTTCGGTCGGGCTGGAGCGCCTGGACGACCTCAAGACCGACCTGGACACGGCGTTCAGTGCCGCCAAGCGCAGCCTGCAAACACGCCCGGGCAATGCCCGGGTGTATGAGGTGGCGTCATGA
- a CDS encoding MFS transporter, with protein sequence MNKQHSAALVAGVLSVGFLVMFFSSAIKGLFQVYFVDLAAHFGGSRSALATGGTLFVLTIGLASPLVGALSDRVGPLWTVVLGSVCGGVVLLGVSLFDTHLMVFIVLYGLLGAFALAAMTYVPMGILVDRLVTEKSKAFAFAVVTNGTAIGFVVLSPLWIWLAPTVPWQTLFGGVGLVFLLPLSAALFWVARTVPLAAQPTSDNQPTSLGFLLGDARFLLLALSFATCGATMAFIDVHLVPYWQGEGVALSVQASSLSLLGVLELISGLLAGWLATRYNKGALLAFFYLLRCAAVALLLVQPSTTSVYLFAIIFGASYLGTVVLTSAFCFDLYGSQIKGKVFGALFLVHQLGAMAATQLGALDYDRNHSYQLTALVLTVATAAAAGLSALLLPWGRKAPGKTLAEA encoded by the coding sequence ATGAACAAACAACACAGCGCCGCCCTGGTGGCCGGCGTACTCAGCGTCGGCTTCCTGGTCATGTTCTTTTCCAGTGCCATCAAGGGCCTGTTCCAGGTGTACTTCGTCGACCTGGCCGCGCACTTTGGCGGCAGCCGCTCCGCCCTGGCCACCGGCGGCACCCTGTTCGTCCTGACCATCGGCCTGGCCTCGCCACTGGTCGGTGCCCTGAGCGACCGCGTCGGGCCGCTGTGGACCGTGGTGCTCGGCAGTGTCTGCGGTGGCGTGGTGCTGCTCGGGGTCAGCCTGTTCGACACCCACCTGATGGTCTTCATCGTCTTGTATGGCCTGCTTGGCGCCTTCGCCCTGGCCGCCATGACCTACGTGCCGATGGGCATCCTGGTCGACCGCCTGGTGACGGAGAAGTCCAAGGCGTTCGCCTTTGCCGTGGTCACCAACGGTACCGCGATCGGCTTCGTGGTGCTGTCGCCGCTGTGGATCTGGCTGGCGCCGACGGTGCCATGGCAAACCCTGTTCGGCGGGGTCGGCCTGGTGTTCCTGCTGCCGCTGAGCGCGGCGCTGTTCTGGGTCGCCAGGACCGTGCCGCTGGCAGCGCAGCCGACCAGCGACAACCAGCCGACCTCCCTGGGCTTTCTGCTCGGTGACGCGCGCTTCCTGCTGCTGGCGTTGAGCTTCGCCACTTGCGGCGCGACCATGGCCTTCATCGATGTGCACCTGGTGCCCTACTGGCAGGGCGAAGGGGTGGCGCTGTCGGTCCAGGCCAGCAGCCTGAGCCTGCTCGGCGTGCTGGAACTGATCAGCGGCCTGCTCGCCGGCTGGCTGGCGACGCGCTACAACAAGGGCGCGCTGCTGGCGTTCTTCTACCTGCTGCGCTGCGCGGCGGTGGCCCTGCTGCTGGTCCAGCCCAGCACCACCTCGGTGTACCTGTTCGCGATCATCTTCGGCGCCAGCTACCTGGGGACCGTGGTACTGACCTCGGCCTTCTGCTTCGACCTCTACGGCAGCCAGATCAAGGGCAAGGTGTTCGGCGCGCTGTTCCTGGTGCACCAGCTGGGCGCCATGGCGGCCACCCAGCTGGGCGCCCTGGACTATGACCGCAACCACAGCTACCAGCTCACCGCGCTGGTGCTGACCGTGGCCACCGCCGCTGCCGCGGGCCTGTCCGCGCTGCTGCTGCCGTGGGGCCGCAAGGCGCCTGGCAAGACCCTGGCCGAGGCCTGA
- a CDS encoding TenA family transcriptional regulator, with protein MLQSQREFKKTLEDTLHRHLTMAHPIFRELLDPSARNIHLLRKVAMQGYQLTRYFLTYVEHLFFHCPSPAFKRALLINCYEEETGRLSRTDNHVTLMQNFIRALGVSDAERDAETPLPATQRLIDYRLAAVRDPQRYHIGAAAVMIASEGQNLETVADEARHELLGKVYGLTEKDLLFFSVHQKEDVGHVAQGLALVSTLCVTEQMQREALEAVDLTCQMFYDMYEDMYRHYCKPAIAVPA; from the coding sequence ATGCTGCAAAGCCAACGCGAATTCAAGAAGACCCTGGAAGACACCCTGCACCGCCACCTGACCATGGCCCACCCGATCTTCCGCGAACTGCTCGACCCCAGCGCCAGGAACATCCACCTGCTGCGCAAGGTGGCCATGCAGGGGTATCAGCTGACCCGCTATTTCCTCACCTACGTCGAGCACCTGTTCTTCCACTGCCCCTCGCCTGCCTTCAAGCGCGCCCTGCTGATCAACTGCTACGAGGAAGAGACCGGCCGTCTGTCGCGAACCGACAACCACGTGACCTTGATGCAGAACTTCATTCGCGCCCTGGGCGTGAGCGACGCCGAACGCGACGCCGAGACGCCGCTGCCGGCCACCCAGCGCCTGATCGACTATCGCCTGGCCGCCGTGCGCGATCCGCAGCGCTATCATATCGGCGCGGCCGCGGTGATGATCGCCAGCGAAGGGCAGAACCTGGAAACCGTCGCCGACGAGGCCCGCCACGAGTTGCTGGGCAAGGTCTACGGCCTGACCGAGAAAGACCTGCTGTTCTTCTCCGTCCACCAAAAAGAAGACGTCGGCCACGTTGCCCAGGGCCTGGCCCTGGTCAGCACGCTCTGCGTCACCGAACAGATGCAGCGTGAAGCCTTGGAGGCGGTCGACCTCACCTGCCAGATGTTCTACGACATGTACGAAGACATGTACCGGCACTACTGCAAACCCGCCATCGCCGTTCCGGCCTGA
- a CDS encoding GNAT family N-acetyltransferase has translation MPQATHRETREQDTPYCTLRWLDRIDPHAGRAIVELIDATTGDGGTLGYRQAMSAEQADAFCHGLQQAIEQGRGHALLGENAQGAVCFAMMTRSGMPNCRHLAELTKGVVHPRDRGRGLVQQALGEIVQRARQIGVEQLTLDVREGTRAHRLWSRLGFVSFGVLEDYARVDGVRHRGHYMAQRVEHLATHLGLN, from the coding sequence ATGCCGCAGGCAACACACCGCGAAACCCGCGAACAGGACACTCCCTACTGCACATTGCGTTGGCTCGATCGCATCGACCCACACGCTGGCCGGGCCATTGTCGAGCTGATCGATGCCACCACCGGCGACGGCGGCACCCTGGGCTATCGCCAGGCCATGAGCGCCGAGCAGGCCGATGCGTTCTGCCACGGCCTGCAACAAGCCATCGAGCAGGGACGCGGCCATGCACTGCTGGGTGAAAACGCCCAGGGCGCGGTGTGCTTCGCCATGATGACCCGCAGCGGCATGCCCAACTGCCGCCACCTGGCCGAACTGACCAAGGGTGTGGTGCATCCGCGTGACCGCGGACGTGGCCTGGTCCAGCAGGCCCTGGGTGAAATCGTTCAGCGCGCCCGGCAGATCGGCGTCGAGCAATTGACCCTGGATGTGCGCGAGGGAACCCGCGCCCATCGCCTGTGGAGCCGCCTGGGCTTTGTCTCCTTCGGCGTGCTGGAGGACTACGCACGTGTCGATGGCGTCCGCCATCGCGGCCACTACATGGCCCAGCGGGTCGAGCACCTGGCGACCCACCTCGGACTGAACTGA